The following coding sequences are from one Neodiprion lecontei isolate iyNeoLeco1 chromosome 7, iyNeoLeco1.1, whole genome shotgun sequence window:
- the LOC107224684 gene encoding 3'(2'),5'-bisphosphate nucleotidase 1 has product MAQSAPLLLRVVASSVTVAGRAGKIIRDVMTGGELNIVNKGKNDPQTEADRSAQRCIVASLSRQFPNVAIIGEEGPSNCEVPSDWVVTDSDQQVLGVRLPQDLEEVEDKDLCIWVDPLDGTSEYAQGLVEHVTVLIGVAVREKAVGGIIHQPYYKNPEDGSLGRTLWGIDGVATGGLQLIPPPEGKRIITTTRSHSDGTVQSALDALEADEILKVGGAGHKVMLLLEGKAHAYVFASAGCKRWDTCAPEAILRAFGGTLTDIHGECYSYNAETSHPNTRGVLATAPGQQHAWYLKKIPDEIKQRLA; this is encoded by the exons ATGGCGCAGAGTGCTCCACTTCTTTTGCGCGTGGTCGCATCCTCAGTGACAGTAGCTGGACGTGCCGGAAAGATAATCAGGGACGTGATGACCGGAGGCGAACTGAACATAGTGAACAAGGGAAAGAACGATCCCCAAACCGAAGCTGACAGATCGGCGCAAAGGTGTATCGTCGCTTCTCTCAGCAGGCAGTTTCCCAACGTCGCTATAATCGGAGAAGAGGGACCGTCAAACTGCGAAGTCCCTTCCGATTGGGTGGTAACTGACTCTGATCAGCAGGTTCTTGGCGTAAGGCTTCCTCAGGATCTCGAAGAAGTGGAAGACAAGGATTTGTGTATTTGGGTAGATCCTCTTGACG GTACTTCGGAATACGCGCAAGGACTTGTGGAGCACGTGACCGTTCTGATTGGAGTTGCAGTTCGAGAAAAAGCTGTTGGGGGGATTATTCATCAACCTTATTACAAGAACCCTGAAGACGGAAGCCTGGGTCGAACGTTATGGGGTATTGATGGGGTCGCGACTGGAGGTCTCCAATTGATTCCTCCTCCCGAGGGAAAGAGGATTATTACGACAACGCG TTCCCATTCCGATGGGACGGTTCAATCAGCTCTAGACGCTTTGGAAGCAGACGAAATCTTGAAAGTTGGTGGTGCAGGACACAAG GTTATGCTCCTCCTGGAGGGAAAAGCTCACGCTTACGTTTTTGCAAGCGCGGGTTGCAAGCGATGGGACACGTGCGCCCCTGAAGCGATTCTTCGAGCTTTCGGTGGAACCTTAACCGACATTCACGGCGAATGTTATTCCTACAACGCTGAAACGAGTCATCCAAATACCCGAGGGGTGCTGGCCACTGCACCAGGGCAACAACATGCTTGGTACCTGAAGAAGATACCGGacgaaataaaacaaagaCTGGCTTAG